From the Primulina tabacum isolate GXHZ01 chromosome 3, ASM2559414v2, whole genome shotgun sequence genome, one window contains:
- the LOC142540347 gene encoding polyadenylate-binding protein-interacting protein 12-like isoform X1, translated as MAVVDSAGVNVIPTSNRAGRHNDFAADHHRRYQQQQHIMGNEVSRGHGEIKMNGEDDEGGGFKKEIIDLEEMLSKLNPMAEEFVPPSLAAVGGGGNHRLVFPPAYAEAATAAAAGLFVNNAGSFVMPQLVNYGVATRNSFFRKKKSDNEQGRRRMNSRTSMAQREDAIRRTVFVSDIDHQVTEEQLACLFINCGQVVDCRICGDPNSVLRFAFVEFTDEEGAHNALSLAGTMLGFYPVRILPSKTAIAPVNPTFLPRSEDEREMCARTIYCTNIDKKVTEADVKLFFESVCGEVLHLRLLGDYRHSTRIAFVEFVRAESAIGALNCSGAVLGLLPIRISPSKTPVRPRVA; from the exons ATGGCGGTGGTGGATAGTGCTGGGGTTAACGTGATTCCGACATCGAATAGGGCTGGCCGCCATAATGATTTTGCGGCGGATCACCATCGTCGCTACCAACAGCAGCAGCACATAATGGGAAATGAAGTCTCAAGAGGTCATGGAGAAATCAAAATGAACGGCGAGGATGATGAGGGGGGAGGGTTTAAGAAAGAGATTATAGATTTGGAGGAAATGCTGTCTAAATTGAATCCCATGGCTGAAGAATTTGTTCCGCCGTCTCTGGCCGCTGTCGGGGGCGGTGGGAACCACAGGCTGGTTTTCCCGCCGGCATATGCTGAAGCAGCGACGGCTGCAGCAGCTGGGCTCTTTGTAAACAACGCCGGCAGTTTTGTAATGCCGCAGCTTGTTAATTATGGAGTCGCAACTAGAAATTCTTTTTTTAGAAAG AAGAAAAGTGACAACGAGCAAGGGAGGCGGAGGATGAATAGCCGAACAAGCATGGCTCAAAGAGAAGACGCAATTAGAAGGACGGTTTTTGTATCTGACATTGATCACCAG GTTACTGAGGAGCAACTTGCTTGTCTTTTCATAAATTGTGGACAG GTTGTGGATTGTCGCATTTGTGGTGACCCTAACTCCGTGCTTCGATTCGCCTTTGTGGAATTTACTGATGAAG AAGGGGCACATAATGCTTTGAGTTTGGCCGGAACTATGCTTGGTTTTTATCCAGTGAGAATACTGCCTTCCAAAACTGCAATAGCACCTGTCAATCCGACATTCTTGCCAAGG TCTGAAGATGAAAGGGAGATGTGCGCAAGAACTATCTATTGCACAAATATTGACAAAAAG GTTACCGAAGCCGATGTGAAACTTTTCTTTGAGTCCGTTTGTGGAGAG GTTCTGCACTTAAGGTTGCTTGGAGACTATAGGCATTCGACTCGAATAGCTTTCGTGGAGTTTGTAAGG GCTGAAAGCGCGATCGGTGCTCTGAATTGCAGTGGTGCTGTCTTGGGATTGCTTCCGATAAG GATAAGCCCATCAAAGACCCCGGTTCGACCCCGTGTTGCGTAG
- the LOC142540347 gene encoding polyadenylate-binding protein-interacting protein 12-like isoform X2, with the protein MAVVDSAGVNVIPTSNRAGRHNDFAADHHRRYQQQQHIMGNEVSRGHGEIKMNGEDDEGGGFKKEIIDLEEMLSKLNPMAEEFVPPSLAAVGGGGNHRLVFPPAYAEAATAAAAGLFVNNAGSFVMPQLVNYGVATRNSFFRKKSDNEQGRRRMNSRTSMAQREDAIRRTVFVSDIDHQVTEEQLACLFINCGQVVDCRICGDPNSVLRFAFVEFTDEEGAHNALSLAGTMLGFYPVRILPSKTAIAPVNPTFLPRSEDEREMCARTIYCTNIDKKVTEADVKLFFESVCGEVLHLRLLGDYRHSTRIAFVEFVRAESAIGALNCSGAVLGLLPIRISPSKTPVRPRVA; encoded by the exons ATGGCGGTGGTGGATAGTGCTGGGGTTAACGTGATTCCGACATCGAATAGGGCTGGCCGCCATAATGATTTTGCGGCGGATCACCATCGTCGCTACCAACAGCAGCAGCACATAATGGGAAATGAAGTCTCAAGAGGTCATGGAGAAATCAAAATGAACGGCGAGGATGATGAGGGGGGAGGGTTTAAGAAAGAGATTATAGATTTGGAGGAAATGCTGTCTAAATTGAATCCCATGGCTGAAGAATTTGTTCCGCCGTCTCTGGCCGCTGTCGGGGGCGGTGGGAACCACAGGCTGGTTTTCCCGCCGGCATATGCTGAAGCAGCGACGGCTGCAGCAGCTGGGCTCTTTGTAAACAACGCCGGCAGTTTTGTAATGCCGCAGCTTGTTAATTATGGAGTCGCAACTAGAAATTCTTTTTTTAGAAAG AAAAGTGACAACGAGCAAGGGAGGCGGAGGATGAATAGCCGAACAAGCATGGCTCAAAGAGAAGACGCAATTAGAAGGACGGTTTTTGTATCTGACATTGATCACCAG GTTACTGAGGAGCAACTTGCTTGTCTTTTCATAAATTGTGGACAG GTTGTGGATTGTCGCATTTGTGGTGACCCTAACTCCGTGCTTCGATTCGCCTTTGTGGAATTTACTGATGAAG AAGGGGCACATAATGCTTTGAGTTTGGCCGGAACTATGCTTGGTTTTTATCCAGTGAGAATACTGCCTTCCAAAACTGCAATAGCACCTGTCAATCCGACATTCTTGCCAAGG TCTGAAGATGAAAGGGAGATGTGCGCAAGAACTATCTATTGCACAAATATTGACAAAAAG GTTACCGAAGCCGATGTGAAACTTTTCTTTGAGTCCGTTTGTGGAGAG GTTCTGCACTTAAGGTTGCTTGGAGACTATAGGCATTCGACTCGAATAGCTTTCGTGGAGTTTGTAAGG GCTGAAAGCGCGATCGGTGCTCTGAATTGCAGTGGTGCTGTCTTGGGATTGCTTCCGATAAG GATAAGCCCATCAAAGACCCCGGTTCGACCCCGTGTTGCGTAG